The bacterium genome contains the following window.
CGGCTGCGCTACGGCGCCATCACGCTGCACGCGCTGCAGGCCGGAGTGCGCCTGCGCACCGTGGACGATCTCGCGGCGGGCCGCGCCGTCTACCAGGATCTGACAAACGCGCGCGCGCGCGAACTGGGCGCCGAGGTTCCGGTGATTGCGCCGGAAGAGGCGGGCGCGAACCTCGCCGGCATCGTGCGCGCGCATGCGTTTACGATCTTCGAGTTCTTCCAGACGGACCTCGCCGGCCACGGACGGATCGAGGGCTCGGTTGAGATCGTGGAGCGTCTCGACCGGTTCCTGGGCGGCGCGCTGGCGCACCTGGACCTGTCGACCACGCTCGTCATCCTGACAAGCGACCACGGCAATGTGGAAGACGCCCGTTCCCGCGCGCACACGACGAATCCCGTCCCGGCGCTGCTCGTCGGGGCGGCGCGCGACGCGATCCGCGACCGGCTGCGCGCGATCACAGACATCGCCCCGGCGTGCCTCGCGCTGCTGACCGGCAGCGGCGGCGCGGCGGCGGCGGCACCGGCCGCCGATCCGGCCG
Protein-coding sequences here:
- a CDS encoding metalloenzyme, translating into MPGLCILLLFVDGLGLGEDDPAVNPVVRASTTVLRRLAGGPLAGPAPRETPAASLVPLDACLGVPGLPQSATGQTALLTGRNAPAHIGRHLTAYPTPSLAALLASDGMMGALRRRGVQVALANAYTPAYFEAVAARRLRYGAITLHALQAGVRLRTVDDLAAGRAVYQDLTNARARELGAEVPVIAPEEAGANLAGIVRAHAFTIFEFFQTDLAGHGRIEGSVEIVERLDRFLGGALAHLDLSTTLVILTSDHGNVEDARSRAHTTNPVPALLVGAARDAIRDRLRAITDIAPACLALLTGSGGAAAAAPAADPAAAP